tgggtttatttatttatttattgtggatatggcggcatttggatgtctggttagcattacaagcgcatgtggtagtaaagactgggtctggagatgcgtgtttgacgtcgtgtcaagctacgcagaccgacgtatgacatcagtaacattaccatgcgtgattcaaaaacaaacagataattccgcgCGACCGCACAACAGAAACCCGCCGATCCGCGCAATGCGCGGCAGCCCGCCAGCCCGCCGATCCCGTGAAGCCAGCCAcaactcacatcactgaggcactatggtttaaaaggatgtcgtgattttcggaaatacagtcagtcaggtgcaaaatgtacagcgccgtcaaaagttcaatggattatcatctcatatttaaacatcaaatgtcaagagataccagagagccatacagcattaccattacatcttgactgaggtaagaggacgacacgacacagctaaacgCGCATGATAGCAAAatacttaaagctgcttaatgttatgaagcttgaactttgactggacgtgtttaaaagtgcgctgtttttgatgcacatccacaaagggaattaaactttctttttttttagataacttagttgaaaccttagttgaagtcttgcattttatgcagatagatgcacgttgtatatttatgttgtataaaggcttaatattatgcagagtgcgtCAAATAGAAAGggcttcggtttgtgtttattaaccctttagtttcacttcatcacgcagcttttcctgttagaggtttctgttaaaaacatttaattcattaataatctagtttgttttcattgttctgtcgtagtttcttcaaaattaagttttatttgagtttttcaatcaaaatattttcattttcaccatgacgtgtacgccccgccccgcccctttgattgccccgcccccagttaatcgagtactcgttcttcagacctatggattaatctaaatgaaaaaatgacataaatgcacatccctagatACCATTCGTGTCCATATCGGGGTCATCTGCACTGCCCAGTAGGAAACGAGCACCAGGTGCGGCCGACTCGCTTATTTCCAGATTTATTTCGTCCTTTGGAAAGATTGGCGAGTGATCGTTAATATCCAATATTTCAACCGTAACATGATGTAACTCCATTGGATTATCGAGTATTATTTCAAACGTGAAGCTGCATGGAGTGGTTTCCGCGCAAAGCTGCTCTCGGTCAATTCTCTCATTTACAACCAAAGTCCCTTTGTCTGTCTTTAGCTCTGCGTATTGCGTACTGTCGCCAGAAACGATACGGGCGCGACCCGAGCGCAGTCTTAGCACATCCAGACCAAGATCATGAGCTATATTCCCGATAAGCGATCCTTTCTTCATCTCCTCTGGAACCGAGTAACGAATCTGTGCGCTATTATTACAGAAATAGCAAGCAGCCATTACGAATAGGACCCTCCATAAGAAAACACCATCCAATTGTTTTCTTCTCCACTGGCAACCAGAAAATCTTACTAAAATAACAATCATTTTTAGATGTTATTTATAAATTCCGCTCCAGGTATTACGCGATGTTCAGTGatgatgtaaatatttaaatgatcCAGCTCGGTTGCTGTGTTTCGATGTCTGTCTTCCTTTATCAACACATTGGTCTCATCCAAAATCTCTTAGCTAGCTTCACCAGAGCTCAACCAACCACATGCAGTCACCTTCATAGGTTTCTGCAAATCAACAGCGGCCCTTAGAGTTGAAATCGTGAAACAACGCTTACAAATGCTTTGAAGTGTTTTACTAAATTCGAATTATTCAAAATAGCCTATATTTTAGCAAATATGACATCGCCCAGTTTAAAGATCAATTAAAAAGCtagataaattattttaaagtcaaatattGCAGAAATATAATATAATGGCCAAAGAATGTCATAGATCACTTTCTAGACAACCACATAGTCCATTAAAATTGCACTCAGTTTTTCAACAATTTAAACAGGCATTGAAATCTTAGTAAACATAATTACAAATTATATTGTAACTGTAATGATATAGGGTAGCAaaacttgattttttttaacttgatcTTACCATTTCAGGGACCTCAGGATTTCCTAAGAAATTCTTGTCATTCACTGTGTGCTGCATCGTCTCAGTAAAACACGGGTCCATCACTAAAACATTCTGACCACTGAGTGTAGAAAACTTACAATCACTTTTTCTCGAGTCAGTGGTCATACAAACTTCATAATTATATCCGTGAGGAAGAGTTCCAGTTAATCCTGTGTCTGCGTAATGCGATGGATAGTATGGAATAACGGGAAGATTTGACTGATAGAAGCGAGACTGCCTCCATCTGTAGATCTTTACCGATATTATGACAACCACACATGTAACAAATAGGAAAGAAACGGCAGCAAGTGCAAGAACTAAATAAAAAGTCAGGCTATCGCCATATTCTTTGGTATGCCCAAAGTCTGTGAATTCAGATAGCACTTCAGGAAAACTATCAGCCACGGCCACATTAATGGTGACCACAGCTGAGCGTGAGGGCTGTCCGTTATCTTCAACAACAACGGTGAGTTTTTGTTTCACAGCATCTTTATCAGTCACCTGTCGCACAGTTCTTATTTCTCCATTCTGTAAACCCACTTCAAACAGCGTTCTGTCTGTAACTTTCTGTAGTTTATATGAGAGCCAGGCATTCTGTCCAAAGTCCACATCAACAGCAACCACTTTAGTGACAAGATAACCAACATCTGCAGAACGAGGCACAATCTCAGCCACCACAGAACCACCAGTTTGAACAGGATACAGAACCTGGGGAGAGTTGTCATTCTGATCTTGGATTATAATGTCTAAAGTCACATTTGTGCTGAGAGGTGGAGATCCTCCATCTTGTGCTTTTACACAAACCTGAATGCTTTTCATTTGCTCATAATCAAAAGCGCGCAATGCGTGTACCACTCCACTGTCAGCATTTATTGATATAAAAGATGAAACGGGTGCTCCACCCACTGTAGTCTCATCTAGAAGATATGAAATTCGTGCGTTTTGGTTTGAGTCATCATCGTGCGCACTCACTGTAAATATGGATAAACCAAGTTGATTATTTTCAGGAATGTATGCAGTGTAAACACTTTTTTGAAACCTGGGGGCATTGTCATTAATGTCTGACACTTTTAGATTTAAAGTTTTCTGAGATGCGAGCGTAGGTGTGCCTAAATCTGTAGCTGTGATAGTAAAATTATATACTGCCACACGTTCACGATCTAAAGCAGCATCGGTTACTAAAGTGTAATAATTTCGAATTGAAGACTGTAGTTTGAATGGCAAATGTCGATCTATTATGCAGTCAACGTGGCCGTTGTCCCCAGCATCTAGGTCCTTGACACTTAAAATAGCAATCGTGGTGCCGATAGGCGCGTCCTCGGTAACTGGGTTGGAAAATGACATAACACTGATAATAGGCGCGTTATCATTTACATCAATTAAATCAACTATGACTTTAGCCGAATTTCCTAACCCCCCCTGATCTTTTGCCTCGATCCCAATTTCGTATTTTTTGGCTTTCTCGTAATCAAGCACTCCAATCAGAGTTATAACACCggttttttcttctattttaaaaacatcgTCTATGTTACCTTTAATATTAGCGAAACTGTAGAAAATTAAACCATTTGTGCCACTGTCTGCATCAGTAGCATTAGCCGTGGTTATATAAGTTCCCTTAGACGCATTTTCTGATATTATTGCTCTGTAAACTGATTGGTTGAATACGGGTGCGTTGTCATTAGCATCTAACACAATAACCTCTATTTTCATGTTACCAGATCTTTGAGGATTTCCTCCATCGACCGCTGTGACAATAAGAGAAAGTCGTGGATGTTGCTCTCTATCTAAAGATTTCTGAAGCACCATTTCTGCATATTTAACTCCATCGGGGCGTGAATGTTGTTTCAGAATAAAATTATCATTGGGtgacaaaatataattttggaGAGCATATACACCTACATCAGGATCATCTGCGCCGCCCAGTAAAAAGCGAGCCCCCGGTGTGGCCGACTCGCTTATTTCAAGATTAATTTCATCTTTATGAAATTTCGGAGAGTGATCGTTTACATCCAATATTTCAACCGTAACATGATGTAGTTCCATTGGATTATCGAATATTATTTCAAACGTGAAGCTGCATGGAGTGGTTTCCGCGCAAAGCTGCTCTCGGTCAATTCTCTCATTTACAACCAAAGTCCCTTTGTCTGTTTTTAGCTCTGCGTATTGAGTACTGTCACCAGAAACGATACGGGCCCGACCCGAGCGCAGTCTTTGCACATCCAGACCAAGATCATGAGCTATATTCCCGATAAGCGATCCTTTCTTCATCTCCTCTGGAACTGAGTAACGAATCTGTGCGTTATTGTTAGAGAAATAACAAACAGCCAGGACGAATAAGACCCTCCATGAAAAAACACGATCCAAATGTTTTCTTCTCGACTGGTCACAAGGACAAGATACTGTAATCACAATCATTTTTAGAAAGCCTATATGTAAAATTTCAAATTCCAGGTATATGCACGATGATCAATGCGGTAAATATTTAAACAGTAATCCAGCTAGCTTGTTGTTTTTCGATGACTGTCTCCGTTCATCGACACCCTTTGATTTCCTCTAAAATCTCTTAGCATCACCACAGCTCAACCAACCACATGCAGTCACCCACATAGGTTTGTGCAAATCAACAGCGGCCCTTAGAGTTGAAACCGTAAAACAACGCTTATAAATGATGGAAGTGCTTTAAAACTATATCGAAGTCCTTAATTTCTCTTTAAAGTGGAATGAAATATAAAGCATTTTAAAGAACTACACTTCTGCAAACCCCAAAACTCACagataaacttaaaaaaaggaaattttaaggatttttttgcttaaataTTATAATAGATAAACTATTgcataaatattattaaatagcCAGGGATGTGACAGATCACATCATACATAATCAAAGTTCATTAAAATTGCATATATATTTTGCAACAAGccttaaaatcttaaaaaatacatacttaaataaatttttcatgCTTAATTGAATTTTATTTATACTTGATCTTACCATTTCAGGGACCTCAGGATTTCCTAAGAAATTCTTGTCCTTTATTGTGTGCTGCATTGTCTCAGAAAAACACGGGTCCATCACTAAAACACTCTGACCACTGAGTGTAGAAAACTTACAATCACTTCTCCTCGAGTCAGTGGTCATGCAAACTTCATAATTATATCCGGGTGGAAGAGTTCCAGTTAATCCTGTGTCCGCGTAATGCGATGGATAGTACGGAATAACGGGAAGATTTGACTGATAGAAGCGAGACTGCCTCCATCTGTAGATCTTAACTGATATTATGACAACCACACAAGTTATTAATAGGAAAGAAACGGCAGCAAGTGCAAGAACTAAATAAAAAGTCAGGCTGTCGCCATATTCTTTGGTATGCCCAAAGTCTGTAAATTCAGAAAGCACTTCAGGAAAATTATCCGCCACAGCCACATTAATGGTGACCACAGCTGAGCGTGAGGGCTGTCCGTAATCTTCAACAACAACAGTAAGTTTTTGTTTCACAGCATCTTTATCAGTCACCTGTCGCGCCGTTCTTATTTCTCCATTCTGTAAACCCACTTCAAACAGCGCTCTGTCTGTAACTTTCTGTAGTTTATATGAGAGCCAGGCATTCTGTCCAAAGTCCACATCAACAGCCACCACTTTAGTGACGAGATAACCAACATCTGCAGAACGAGGCACAATCTCAGCCACCACAGAACCACCAGTTTGTACAGGGTACAGAATCTGAGGAGCGTTGTCATTTTGATCCTGAATATTAATGGTTATTGTCACTTCAGAACTTAAGGGTGGGGACCCTCCATCTCGAGCTGTCACGTTAAAAACGAAAAAATTAAACTGTTCAAAATCAAAAGATTTTACTGCCTGAATGGCACCAGTTTCTGAATTAATTGATACCAAAGATCCTAGCTGTGCGACGTGCACGTCTTCGCCATTTAAAAAATAGGATATTTGTGCATTTCGACCCCAATCCGCGTCATGCGCTTTAACGGTCAGTATAAACAGGCCAGGAAAGTTATTTTCGctaacaaatgttttatattcCTCAGAATTAAATTTAGGCGGGTTATCATTCACATCGGAAATTTTCACAGTAACAGTTTTGTTAGCTTGACGTGCTGGGGTTCCCTGGTCTAATACCAGTATTGTTATGTTATATTCAGCTAGACTTTCTCTATCGAGTATATCATCAGTAATTAAACTGTAATAGTCAGTGAAAGATGACTCAATTTTAAACGGGATGTTTTCATTTACCGAACATTCAACAATGCCATTTTTACCCGAATCTGCATCTTCTAAGTTTATCACAGCTATAGTTGTTCCTACTGGAGCATTTTCAGGAATAGTGTTTGTAAAGGACATTAGTTGTATGGATGGAGAGTTATCATTTAGTGCTGCCGCGAATAGTCGACGTAGTCGACATAATCGACGATGAAAATTTGTCGACGGCAATTTTTTTAGTCGAGGAGtcgcatatttatttttttccgtcTCAAATGGCCCACTGTAATTCTGTCTCATGTCTCAAATGGCTCAATGTAATTCACCTCCACACCAGTCTGTGCGCTGTGCGCGCCCTGCTGGTTAATCTGCTACGCTATCATCTTTCTTCCCTCTCCCCTGCCTTCACTgctttaattttgaaaaattgGCGGTGGCAGGTGAGTCTATGGAATTATGAGTCGGAAAGCTTCCGAAGTATGAAAGTATTTTAAGCCAAGTTGTGATAAAAGAGTGGTCTGTTACACCGTGCCAAACGTCGCTGGCTTATCATGGGAGCACAACGACAATGCACGAGCATCTCAAACGAAAACACTCGGGAGTTATTGACGATACACCCACAGAGAATAGGACAACGTAAGTAACTGTTATATGACTATTAATGAAATGGCGAGCTAGTCAGTACtgttttattaactcttttgaGAAGTACAATGACTgtctttggatgttaaaggcTATGTTTGCTCGTGATTCCGCCACGGAATCAACACTGGACgcaacaaatagatttttcatgattcccatttacatttttattttactattttaaacGGCTCAATTCATTGTTgcgcgtctctctctctctctctgtctctctctctctctctctctctctctctcactcatgTTGCTTGCAGCGCCTCGACCGCGCGCGCCTCTCTCTTACGTGACAGTGAAAAGGTGGCAGTGTTTTTAATGTACTTTCTTTTTTGCGTAAACGTCAACATTAACAGATGTCTCTGACAAAGACGACTGATCGAGTTAACATGACTTGAAGAAAGATTAGCAGTAGTGTGAGTCTGTGTGCGAGCTTTCTCCCTCCCTATGATGCTGTATGCCGTGTTCTGTAGTCTATGTAACAACAACAGTGTATTCTcttatatttctgaatttgcaccgaattgtctgcgctatatcactcgcatttaaaatcaagaaatggctcaaaacacaacaacaattatgagaagagcaacagcagtaaAGCTACAATGTATATGTATGGTGATTTTTGCATATCTAAATTAggattttagcagcagttaaagaaaCAGCTGGTTGGATAAAAACGAGGTGATGGGtcatgtttagtcactattttataggctacaacagaacagataatatgtaaaatagcattcagttgtgttaaaatgcaatataagatcaaagagtagaagtgaaacatttcatatttctgttaagCATCTACTTTGCACTggaagtttttattattatttatattgtttacattgtaattttttatttggtaacatttaagttattcatattgtttatgacaccggtgggttcaaaataaaatggacacaatgaaataacaaacacttgagttttttttattagtcGTTTAGAATAGTCGACTATTCGAAAAATTAGTCGAAAGATTAGTCGTTAGAAAATTAGTCGTTAGTGGCAGCACTATTATCATTTTCATCAATAACATCTATGACAATTTTACAAGTATCCGAGAGGGCTCCTTTATCCCTCGCGTTAATTTTTAATTGATGACTGTTTTGAGACTCATAATCTAAATTCGCAAGAAGCGTAATCTCTCCCGTGTTTGAGTTTATCTCAAAAAGCTCCTTTGCTTCTTTGTTTGCAAGGGCGAAAGAATATGTAACAAGGCCGTTTACACCATCATCTGCATCATTAGCGTTAACAGTACCAATGACAGTACCCGAGGGAGAATATTCACTGACTTCAATTTTGAAAACAGGCTGTTTACATACGGGGGCATTATCATTAACATCAAGCACACTAACATTAATTCTTACAGTGCCTGATTTTTGAGGTGAACCACCATCGGTTGCAACTAGAACCAGCTTTATCTCATCGAGTTCCTCCCGATCCAGCTCTCGCTGTAAAACCATCTCAATGTATTTGCTACCATCGTTCTGGTTATGCACATCCAGTTTAAATTTATCAGTTGGATGTAATTCATAGCTTTGTATACCATTTAGGCCTACATCTGTATCTATAGCGCTATCCAAAGGGAAGCGCGCTCCCAAGACTGCGTTTTCAGCTATACTCAGATTAACATATTCCTTTGGAAATAATGGAGCATTGTCGTTAATATCTTGCACCTCAACTGTGACCCGATGCAGTTGAATAGGGTTTTCCACTATAAGATCAAAACTGAAGCTGCAAGGCGTTGTTTGCTTACAGAGCTCCTCGCGATCAATCCTTTCTTTTATAACAAGAGTGCCTTTGTCTCTGCTCAAGTCAACGTACTGTCTGCCGCCCTTTGTTACAACGCGAGCTTTTCCAGATATGAGTCTACTTATCTCTATCCCCAGGTCCTTGGCGATGTTGCAAACAAATGATCCCTCTGGCATTTCCTCCGGGATAGAATACCGCGTATTACAATAGACGACGTCCATTCCATAAAAGCAGAGAATCAAAAACATAATCTGCCATAGTAGACGTGTGCTAACCATCCAAGGATTGTGTAAATTGCCGGACGAGCATGAATAAGCCATTGTTGCTATCAAATATGTCGTCAAACGAGGTCGTACCGGGCACGAAAAACATCAAAATGCACATGCATGCCCAAATGAAACCGCTTCATGTGGCTAACCAACAAACGCCGGACAAATTATAGCCAAGACCCTTTAATGTTAACCAACAGCGGCACTTAGAGTACTAAAGTTGAAAATACAGTAGTCAGTCAGTATTCCTGTTTGGTAATaacatcaataataatattaaaatattacaaacaAGCATACTCAAATAAAAAAACGATTTGTATGTGAGCTACAGGctgttaaataaaagttattgaACTGTTAATCTGTTACTGGCAATGGGGTGAACTGCAGACCATTTCAGCACCTTCGGAATGAACAGCACCCGATGGATGTGACAGAATACAGTGACTCAAAAACCTTAGTTAGTGCTTGCCAGGTggataaacagaaaatacacttTCTTATATTTCAAATATAGCTTCATTTTCAACAGCACGTCACAAATATGGtagcaaaaattatttttatataaaaaatatatgttaacATATTTATACTAATGCAAAGCtgttttgaaacaattaaacaattgtgaaaagcgttatatataaaaaactgaattgaatacatatttttaaaattaaacttttaacatctttatttaaaaataaatgtaggtATACTTCATgcttaaattaatatataatgcgatgcaagcatattttaaaaaatacattatttaagaTGCAGTGTATTTTAAGGTATTTGCAAAGGTAATTTAAAAGTTTACGTAATCATGGTTGAAATTCACTTTCTTGGACCGTTTCTTTAAaagaaatgttaaaatgtatgaCTAATTCCCATTTACATAAAGTATAAGGTACAATGCCTACTCCTCTGGGGTCTCTGAGTATGCACAAAACAGAGCTAGAAACATGGGTGCGCCACTATATCACGCAAAAGTTGTAATCTACAAAAATAACTTGACGGGAGAATGTGAGCACATGTAAGTAAACTCTGAGCTTTGCATTACGCAGATGACATAAGGAATTGACACAGATGGTGAGGTTGTGAACTGAAGTCAGATTGAagaaagtaaatgtgaaaagaACGATTATAAGTGAtgccacacacacatttaatttCACTCCATTTCACAAGGTTGATCCACGTTGAAGATAACATTTAGCAGTATTATTAACACTAACTGAGTTAAAATTATTACATGTAGCCTACATTTTCTTGTAAAATCCAATCCTACAtcaaaattcattttaaatatgtaatcaGCGCTGTCTTACCTTCAAGGTAGCGCAGGATGAGATAGCCCGTTAGTCTGGTGTTGGGTGTTCATAATAAAACCGGCATGAAGAAACACGCGTTCGCCTATTAcaccaaaataaatatttacccGCACATTTGCAAGTTATTATAACAAGTTATTAAGATCGCTAAAATAATGTAAGTCTATTAGGTAGCCTAAAGTAAATTACAATTTATGTTATTAaattaaacgttttttttttcagcagagGATACTCGTGCTGCATAGCAGTATATCAGAGACGCGAAAATGTAATGATTATATAGGCCTACTCACCCCCACGTCATCCAAGATGTTAATGTTTCTCATTCCTCAGCcgaacacaatcagagttatatcGCTAAATAATATCCATTTTATGAACACCTTGCTTGCTTATATTGACATTGACCGTGGATCAGCGTTTCGAAATTCCAAACGTGCAcccatccatcattaaagtaatcgATATATAACTCAGTGGTTAATAGGCTACATGTCTTCTGAAGCAAAACGATAGGTTTGGAGCATTTGACGATGGTTAGGACACACAATTAATGTAAACAGACAACAACAACTCTAGATTCAAATATGGCGCACGTGAAACCGCATTGGTTCTGGTCTCGTGACgagaaccaatgagatttcaCGAGCCGCCATTTGTATCTAGAGTTGTTATTCTCTGTTTACATCATAATTATCGTTTAAAGCtcaaaatatgaatatttattcCCACAAACCAATCGTTTCGCTTCAGAAGACATTTGACAACCCACTGGTTTATATTGATTTAATGATGGATGCATTCACTTTTGGAGCCTCGAAACGTTGAAGCATAaagccaggatattatttaaagaGACCCTATTTTA
This window of the Paramisgurnus dabryanus chromosome 10, PD_genome_1.1, whole genome shotgun sequence genome carries:
- the LOC135779723 gene encoding protocadherin gamma-A11-like isoform X3, with translation MIVITVSCPCDQSRRKHLDRVFSWRVLFVLAVCYFSNNNAQIRYSVPEEMKKGSLIGNIAHDLGLDVQRLRSGRARIVSGDSTQYAELKTDKGTLVVNERIDREQLCAETTPCSFTFEIIFDNPMELHHVTVEILDVNDHSPKFHKDEINLEISESATPGARFLLGGADDPDVGVYALQNYILSPNDNFILKQHSRPDGVKYAEMVLQKSLDREQHPRLSLIVTAVDGGNPQRSGNMKIEVIVLDANDNAPVFNQSVYRAIISENASKGTYITTANATDADSGTNGLIFYSFANIKGNIDDVFKIEEKTGVITLIGVLDYEKAKKYEIGIEAKDQGGLGNSAKVIVDLIDVNDNAPIISVMSFSNPVTEDAPIGTTIAILSVKDLDAGDNGHVDCIIDRHLPFKLQSSIRNYYTLVTDAALDRERVAVYNFTITATDLGTPTLASQKTLNLKVSDINDNAPRFQKSVYTAYIPENNQLGLSIFTVSAHDDDSNQNARISYLLDETTVGGAPVSSFISINADSGVVHALRAFDYEQMKSIQVCVKAQDGGSPPLSTNVTLDIIIQDQNDNSPQVLYPVQTGGSVVAEIVPRSADVGYLVTKVVAVDVDFGQNAWLSYKLQKVTDRTLFEVGLQNGEIRTVRQVTDKDAVKQKLTVVVEDNGQPSRSAVVTINVAVADSFPEVLSEFTDFGHTKEYGDSLTFYLVLALAAVSFLFVTCVVVIISVKIYRWRQSRFYQSNLPVIPYYPSHYADTGLTGTLPHGYNYEVCMTTDSRKSDCKFSTLSGQNVLVMDPCFTETMQHTVNDKNFLGNPEVPEMQKPPNPDWRFPPNQRPGPSGQHRFHTLQQRWTPYEKSRAGAHPDGAGAGPGVIAGTGPWPNPPTEAEQLQALMAAANASEATATLGPRYNPQYGPDYRQNVYIPGSTATLTANPQQQVLQQALPPPQALPPTEAPKAAQTPASKKKPTKKDKK
- the LOC135779723 gene encoding protocadherin gamma-A11-like isoform X26 codes for the protein MIVITVSCPCDQSRRKHLDRVFSWRVLFVLAVCYFSNNNAQIRYSVPEEMKKGSLIGNIAHDLGLDVQRLRSGRARIVSGDSTQYAELKTDKGTLVVNERIDREQLCAETTPCSFTFEIIFDNPMELHHVTVEILDVNDHSPKFHKDEINLEISESATPGARFLLGGADDPDVGVYALQNYILSPNDNFILKQHSRPDGVKYAEMVLQKSLDREQHPRLSLIVTAVDGGNPQRSGNMKIEVIVLDANDNAPVFNQSVYRAIISENASKGTYITTANATDADSGTNGLIFYSFANIKGNIDDVFKIEEKTGVITLIGVLDYEKAKKYEIGIEAKDQGGLGNSAKVIVDLIDVNDNAPIISVMSFSNPVTEDAPIGTTIAILSVKDLDAGDNGHVDCIIDRHLPFKLQSSIRNYYTLVTDAALDRERVAVYNFTITATDLGTPTLASQKTLNLKVSDINDNAPRFQKSVYTAYIPENNQLGLSIFTVSAHDDDSNQNARISYLLDETTVGGAPVSSFISINADSGVVHALRAFDYEQMKSIQVCVKAQDGGSPPLSTNVTLDIIIQDQNDNSPQVLYPVQTGGSVVAEIVPRSADVGYLVTKVVAVDVDFGQNAWLSYKLQKVTDRTLFEVGLQNGEIRTVRQVTDKDAVKQKLTVVVEDNGQPSRSAVVTINVAVADSFPEVLSEFTDFGHTKEYGDSLTFYLVLALAAVSFLFVTCVVVIISVKIYRWRQSRFYQSNLPVIPYYPSHYADTGLTGTLPHGYNYEVCMTTDSRKSDCKFSTLSGQNVLVMDPCFTETMQHTVNDKNFLGNPEVPEMQKPPNPDWRFPPNQRPGPSGAGAHPDGAGAGPGVIAGTGPWPNPPTEAEQLQALMAAANASEATATLGPRYNPQYGPDYRQNVYIPGSTATLTANPQQQVLQQALPPPQALPPTEAPKAAQTPASKKKPTKKDKK
- the LOC135779435 gene encoding protocadherin beta-16, whose protein sequence is MVSTRLLWQIMFLILCFYGMDVVYCNTRYSIPEEMPEGSFVCNIAKDLGIEISRLISGKARVVTKGGRQYVDLSRDKGTLVIKERIDREELCKQTTPCSFSFDLIVENPIQLHRVTVEVQDINDNAPLFPKEYVNLSIAENAVLGARFPLDSAIDTDVGLNGIQSYELHPTDKFKLDVHNQNDGSKYIEMVLQRELDREELDEIKLVLVATDGGSPQKSGTVRINVSVLDVNDNAPVCKQPVFKIEVSEYSPSGTVIGTVNANDADDGVNGLVTYSFALANKEAKELFEINSNTGEITLLANLDYESQNSHQLKINARDKGALSDTCKIVIDVIDENDNTLNDNSPSIQLMSFTNTIPENAPVGTTIAVINLEDADSGKNGIVECSVNENIPFKIESSFTDYYSLITDDILDRESLAEYNITILVLDQGTPARQANKTVTVKISDVNDNPPKFNSEEYKTFVSENNFPGLFILTVKAHDADWGRNAQISYFLNGEDVHVAQLGSLVSINSETGAIQAVKSFDFEQFNFFVFNVTARDGGSPPLSSEVTITINIQDQNDNAPQILYPVQTGGSVVAEIVPRSADVGYLVTKVVAVDVDFGQNAWLSYKLQKVTDRALFEVGLQNGEIRTARQVTDKDAVKQKLTVVVEDYGQPSRSAVVTINVAVADNFPEVLSEFTDFGHTKEYGDSLTFYLVLALAAVSFLLITCVVVIISVKIYRWRQSRFYQSNLPVIPYYPSHYADTGLTGTLPPGYNYEVCMTTDSRRSDCKFSTLSGQSVLVMDPCFSETMQHTIKDKNFLGNPEVPEMRN